In the Leptospira sp. WS4.C2 genome, one interval contains:
- a CDS encoding AtpZ/AtpI family protein, translating to MTGESGKPSDKKPEKSPMAMAGAGFEFVSSIALFVVGGYYLDEYLKTEPLWLLIGFFFGFFLAFYSLIKRAKENE from the coding sequence ATGACTGGAGAATCTGGAAAACCATCGGACAAAAAACCAGAGAAGTCGCCCATGGCGATGGCAGGGGCAGGGTTTGAATTTGTATCTTCCATCGCACTTTTTGTGGTGGGAGGATACTACCTGGACGAATATTTAAAAACAGAACCTCTCTGGCTTCTCATTGGTTTTTTCTTTGGATTTTTTTTAGCTTTTTATTCGCTGATCAAACGGGCCAAAGAAAACGAATAG
- a CDS encoding thiamine pyrophosphate-dependent enzyme produces the protein MREQITVSQYIIRFLESKGIQWIPGVPGGTILPLYESLAESRIEHVLARHEQGAGFIAQGRARSTGEVSAVFVSSGPGVANLITAVADAQRDSIPLLVFSGQVPLALTGTDAFQELPTASIVSPLVKKVYKIEEPGQIIDILEEAYELSGSGKMGPVWIDLPKDIQIQTIKIPNDHLMFNPQKEDELFEAKGIEDESTDESLDLFLQEFKSLLEASDFPLLYIGGGAKKEYLRLRDFVSRFQIPAVTTLMGLGIFEKNDPMNLGMMGMHGTVVANEALGVCDLLIAIGVRFDDRATGAIQKFCNQAKVIHIDIDAREIGKNKSVHLSLQKDISEVLPFLIEEDFCIQNTKAWEQIEVWRQIPEQHPMKNILSDFASVLPEGDHYILTDVGQHQMWVAQYFPFMNPKSWITSGGQGTMGFGLPTAIGVALSQREAHVFCFSGDGSIMMNLQELSTLKEQNLNVKVILINNEHLGLVKQQQDLFYGSKHSGSKFHFHPDFSLLCQSFGIGYSEWDWSLGPDELQRVLERKGPAMIEVRIPASWGVYPFVPGGKSNQEYVLDKITM, from the coding sequence ATGCGGGAACAAATCACCGTAAGTCAATATATCATACGTTTTTTAGAATCTAAAGGGATCCAATGGATACCTGGGGTTCCTGGTGGAACCATATTGCCATTGTACGAAAGTTTAGCCGAATCGAGAATCGAACATGTGTTAGCTCGTCACGAACAAGGTGCCGGATTCATTGCGCAAGGTAGAGCCAGAAGTACTGGAGAAGTAAGTGCTGTATTTGTTTCCTCAGGTCCAGGTGTTGCCAATCTCATCACTGCGGTTGCTGATGCCCAAAGAGATTCAATTCCCTTATTGGTTTTTTCTGGACAAGTTCCCTTGGCCTTAACTGGAACTGATGCCTTCCAGGAATTACCCACAGCAAGTATTGTATCTCCTCTTGTTAAGAAAGTTTATAAGATAGAAGAACCAGGCCAAATCATAGACATTCTAGAGGAAGCTTACGAGTTATCTGGTTCTGGAAAAATGGGACCAGTATGGATTGATTTACCAAAAGATATCCAAATCCAAACCATTAAGATTCCCAATGATCATCTTATGTTCAATCCACAAAAAGAAGATGAGCTTTTTGAGGCCAAAGGAATTGAAGATGAATCTACTGATGAAAGTTTGGATTTGTTTTTACAAGAATTTAAATCACTTTTGGAGGCTTCTGACTTCCCCTTACTTTACATAGGTGGTGGAGCCAAAAAAGAATATTTGCGTTTGCGCGATTTTGTTTCAAGGTTCCAAATTCCTGCAGTTACTACCCTTATGGGTTTAGGTATTTTTGAAAAAAATGATCCAATGAATTTAGGGATGATGGGTATGCACGGAACCGTGGTTGCCAATGAAGCTTTGGGAGTATGTGACCTTCTCATTGCGATTGGTGTTCGTTTTGATGATCGGGCCACGGGTGCCATTCAGAAGTTTTGTAACCAAGCGAAAGTCATACATATAGATATTGATGCACGTGAAATTGGTAAAAACAAATCAGTCCATTTGAGTTTGCAGAAGGATATCTCTGAGGTTCTTCCCTTTCTGATCGAAGAAGACTTTTGTATTCAAAATACAAAAGCATGGGAACAAATTGAAGTATGGAGACAGATCCCAGAACAACATCCGATGAAAAATATACTTTCGGATTTTGCTTCTGTACTACCCGAAGGGGATCACTACATTCTTACGGATGTAGGCCAACACCAGATGTGGGTGGCACAGTATTTTCCTTTTATGAATCCTAAATCTTGGATCACTTCTGGGGGACAGGGGACTATGGGCTTTGGCCTTCCTACGGCCATCGGTGTAGCCTTAAGCCAAAGAGAGGCTCATGTGTTTTGTTTTTCTGGTGATGGCTCGATTATGATGAACTTACAAGAGTTATCTACTTTAAAGGAACAGAATCTGAATGTAAAGGTGATCCTTATCAATAATGAACATTTGGGCCTTGTGAAACAACAACAGGATTTGTTTTACGGAAGTAAACATTCTGGTTCCAAATTTCATTTCCATCCCGACTTTTCGTTGTTATGCCAGTCGTTTGGAATTGGGTATTCGGAATGGGATTGGAGTTTAGGTCCAGATGAACTACAAAGGGTTTTGGAAAGAAAAGGGCCGGCTATGATTGAAGTGAGAATCCCTGCCAGTTGGGGAGTATATCCCTTTGTTCCAGGAGGAAAATCGAATCAGGAATATGTCCTAGACAAGATCACAATGTAA
- a CDS encoding P-II family nitrogen regulator, which yields MKLVIAIIQPHKLEEVKNELTKNEIYRLTVSDVQGYGQQKGKTEVFRGHEYQVNLLRKVRLEIAVNDEFVKPTVDAILKAAKTGPEGKIGDGKIFVMPLEEVIRIRSGERGSKAV from the coding sequence ATGAAATTAGTCATCGCAATCATCCAACCACACAAACTGGAAGAAGTTAAAAACGAACTAACCAAAAACGAAATCTATCGTTTGACCGTAAGTGATGTCCAAGGTTATGGCCAACAAAAAGGAAAAACAGAAGTATTCCGAGGTCATGAATATCAAGTCAATCTCTTACGAAAGGTACGTTTAGAAATCGCCGTAAACGATGAGTTTGTCAAACCCACCGTGGATGCGATTTTGAAAGCAGCAAAAACGGGACCTGAAGGTAAAATCGGAGATGGAAAGATCTTTGTTATGCCTTTAGAGGAAGTAATCCGCATTCGTAGTGGAGAACGCGGCAGCAAAGCCGTTTAA
- a CDS encoding ammonium transporter — translation MEQTMKIQLVLRPLLVCLLFLLPGFLAAEGEIPSPPAIDKSDTAWMLVSSALVFFMIPGLALFYGGIVRSKNVLSTMMHSFVAIIVMTLQWTIFGYSLAFSGDNPYIGNFDLAFLNGIGIDSVKGSIPTYVHFLFQGMFAIITPALISGAIAERIKLSAYVVFILVWSTLVYDPVAHWVWADSGWLLKMNALDFAGGTVVHLISGIAGLAAAIVIGKRKGDVGLLTHPNNMTYTLLGSGLLWFGWFGFNAGSGLAVNGLAARAFLVTLIAPAAAGASWLLIEWLHTKKATALGAASGIVAGLVVITPASGYVGVHGAMIMGVLVSPICYMAILLKGKIQYDDTLDAFGIHGVGGAFGAILTGLFALELAEGMTLGNQMTAQVISVVATGFYSFVVSYILALVIEKTIGFRIEEDKEITGLDQEIHGEKGYDIR, via the coding sequence TTGGAGCAAACAATGAAAATACAATTGGTCTTACGACCTTTGTTGGTATGTCTACTCTTCCTTTTACCGGGATTCCTAGCCGCAGAAGGGGAAATTCCCTCCCCCCCAGCCATCGATAAATCAGACACGGCTTGGATGTTGGTTTCGTCTGCATTGGTGTTTTTTATGATCCCGGGGCTTGCCTTGTTCTACGGAGGTATCGTCCGTTCCAAAAATGTCCTCTCGACTATGATGCACAGTTTTGTTGCCATTATCGTAATGACATTGCAGTGGACGATCTTCGGATATAGTTTAGCTTTTTCTGGAGACAATCCTTATATCGGAAATTTTGATTTAGCATTCCTCAATGGAATTGGTATTGATTCTGTGAAAGGTTCTATCCCTACCTATGTTCACTTTCTATTCCAAGGTATGTTTGCGATCATCACTCCAGCACTTATCTCAGGTGCGATTGCAGAAAGAATTAAACTCTCCGCCTATGTAGTTTTTATTCTCGTCTGGTCAACGTTAGTTTATGATCCGGTAGCCCATTGGGTATGGGCAGATTCGGGTTGGTTGTTAAAAATGAACGCTCTTGATTTTGCTGGGGGAACTGTAGTCCATTTGATCTCAGGGATTGCGGGACTTGCTGCAGCGATTGTCATCGGAAAACGAAAAGGTGATGTTGGATTACTGACTCACCCAAATAACATGACTTATACGTTACTTGGATCAGGCCTATTATGGTTTGGTTGGTTTGGTTTCAACGCCGGGTCAGGACTTGCTGTCAATGGACTTGCGGCTAGAGCATTCTTGGTAACTTTAATTGCTCCTGCTGCTGCCGGAGCCAGTTGGTTACTCATTGAATGGTTGCATACCAAAAAGGCAACGGCACTTGGTGCTGCTTCCGGGATTGTAGCAGGTCTTGTGGTCATCACACCTGCTTCTGGTTATGTGGGTGTCCACGGTGCAATGATTATGGGTGTATTGGTATCTCCTATCTGTTATATGGCAATTCTACTCAAAGGGAAAATCCAATATGATGATACACTGGATGCTTTCGGTATCCATGGTGTTGGTGGAGCTTTCGGAGCCATTCTCACTGGGCTATTTGCTTTAGAGTTAGCAGAAGGAATGACATTAGGAAACCAAATGACTGCGCAAGTCATCAGTGTTGTTGCAACAGGATTTTATTCTTTTGTAGTTTCGTATATACTGGCACTTGTGATCGAAAAAACAATTGGTTTTAGAATTGAAGAAGATAAAGAAATCACCGGACTCGACCAAGAAATCCATGGTGAAAAAGGATATGACATTAGGTAA
- a CDS encoding glutathione peroxidase, with translation MSDEFYKIKVKRGSEEVPLEQFKDKVLLIVNTASECGFTPQYKGLQETYDRWKGKGLEVLAFPCNQFGQQEPGSDAEIKLFCERTFSTTFPIFSKLEVNGPNTDPLYLHLKKQAPGIFGSLDIKWNFTKFLIDKNGNVVKRYAPITKPEDIEKDIEKLVKG, from the coding sequence ATGTCAGATGAATTTTACAAGATCAAGGTAAAACGAGGTTCCGAGGAAGTTCCCTTGGAACAATTTAAAGACAAAGTATTGTTGATTGTGAACACAGCTAGTGAGTGCGGATTTACCCCTCAATACAAAGGATTACAAGAAACTTATGATCGTTGGAAGGGGAAGGGTTTAGAAGTTCTGGCATTTCCGTGCAACCAGTTTGGACAACAAGAACCAGGGTCAGATGCAGAAATCAAGTTGTTCTGTGAAAGAACATTTTCTACGACATTTCCAATCTTTTCTAAATTGGAAGTCAATGGACCCAATACCGATCCACTCTACTTACATTTAAAAAAACAAGCACCGGGAATCTTTGGTTCTTTGGACATCAAATGGAATTTTACAAAGTTCTTAATTGATAAAAATGGAAACGTTGTAAAACGATACGCTCCCATCA